The following are encoded together in the Rhizobium tumorigenes genome:
- a CDS encoding DUF2442 domain-containing protein, with amino-acid sequence MADVSDAELNAAKLRWEAERAQRPILSSVRYDRQSGRIMVEFTNGAAFMVPARQIEGLVDATDAQLSEVELLGETGLHWESLDIDYTISGLMNGVFGSRSFMESQHKRSQSRTPPKISDDSANGVNPRKQAE; translated from the coding sequence ATGGCTGATGTCAGCGATGCCGAACTGAATGCCGCCAAACTGCGCTGGGAGGCTGAACGCGCACAGCGCCCGATTCTTTCATCCGTTCGCTATGATCGCCAGTCCGGCCGTATCATGGTCGAGTTCACCAACGGCGCCGCTTTCATGGTGCCTGCGCGCCAGATTGAAGGCCTTGTGGACGCAACGGACGCGCAGTTGTCAGAAGTGGAGCTTCTCGGGGAAACAGGCTTGCATTGGGAGAGCCTGGATATCGACTACACAATTTCTGGATTGATGAACGGTGTGTTTGGAAGCAGGTCGTTTATGGAATCACAACACAAGCGCAGTCAATCACGCACGCCGCCAAAGATTTCAGACGACAGCGCCAACGGTGTCAACCCGCGAAAGCAGGCCGAGTGA
- a CDS encoding replication-associated recombination protein A has product MSNDLFAPQIPPTVASKRPLADRLRPQTLAEVTGQQHLTGEDGVLRRMIESGSLGSMIFWGPPGTGKTTVARLLSGEAGLAFEQISAIFSGVADLKKMFETARMRRMDGRQTLLFVDEIHRFNRAQQDSFLPVMEDGTVILVGATTENPSFELNAALLSRARVLTFRAHDEDSLRELLQRAERVEAKPLPLTDDARDSLIRMADGDGRAVLTLGEEVWRAARADEVFDTAALTEIVQRRAPVYDKAQDGHYNLISALHKSVRGSDPDAALYYLARMFDAGEDPLYLGRRLVRMAVEDIGLADPQALVICNAAKDAYDYLGSPEGELAFAQACVYLATAPKSNAVYTAFKAATRAAKENGSLLPPKHILNAPTKLMRGEGYGDGYRYDHDEPDAFSGQDYFPEKLGRQKFYDPPERGFERDIKKRLEWWAKLRKERAGE; this is encoded by the coding sequence ATGAGCAACGACCTGTTTGCGCCGCAGATCCCGCCAACGGTCGCCAGCAAGCGACCGTTGGCGGACCGTCTGCGGCCGCAGACGCTGGCCGAGGTCACCGGTCAACAGCACCTCACCGGCGAGGACGGCGTGCTGCGGCGGATGATCGAGAGCGGTTCGCTCGGATCGATGATTTTCTGGGGCCCGCCCGGTACCGGCAAGACCACTGTGGCGCGGCTGCTATCGGGCGAGGCAGGTCTCGCATTCGAGCAGATCTCGGCGATCTTCTCCGGCGTTGCAGATCTCAAGAAGATGTTCGAGACCGCCCGCATGCGGCGCATGGACGGCCGCCAGACCTTGCTGTTTGTCGACGAGATCCATCGCTTCAATCGCGCCCAGCAGGACAGCTTTCTACCGGTCATGGAAGACGGCACTGTCATTCTGGTCGGTGCGACGACAGAAAACCCGTCCTTCGAACTGAACGCCGCTCTGCTGTCGCGCGCCCGCGTGCTGACGTTCCGCGCCCATGACGAGGACAGTCTGCGTGAACTGCTGCAGCGTGCCGAGCGGGTGGAGGCAAAGCCGCTGCCGTTGACCGACGACGCCCGCGATAGCCTGATCCGTATGGCCGATGGTGATGGTCGCGCGGTTCTGACGCTTGGCGAAGAAGTATGGCGGGCGGCGCGGGCGGACGAGGTGTTCGACACCGCAGCCCTGACCGAAATCGTCCAGCGGCGGGCACCTGTCTACGACAAGGCGCAGGACGGGCACTACAATCTGATTTCGGCGCTGCACAAGTCGGTGCGTGGGTCGGACCCGGATGCAGCGCTCTATTACCTCGCCCGGATGTTCGATGCCGGTGAGGATCCGCTCTATCTTGGACGACGCCTCGTACGCATGGCGGTCGAGGATATCGGGCTTGCCGATCCGCAGGCTCTGGTCATCTGCAACGCCGCCAAGGACGCCTACGACTATCTCGGCTCTCCCGAGGGTGAACTGGCCTTTGCGCAGGCCTGCGTCTATCTGGCAACCGCACCGAAATCGAACGCCGTCTATACTGCCTTCAAGGCGGCGACTCGGGCAGCCAAGGAGAATGGTTCACTGCTGCCGCCCAAGCATATCCTGAACGCCCCCACCAAGCTGATGCGCGGCGAGGGATATGGCGACGGCTATCGCTACGATCACGACGAGCCGGATGCCTTTTCAGGCCAGGATTATTTTCCCGAAAAACTCGGACGTCAGAAATTCTACGATCCACCCGAGCGGGGTTTTGAGCGCGATATCAAGAAGCGTCTGGAATGGTGGGCAAAGCTTCGCAAGGAGCGGGCCGGCGAGTGA
- a CDS encoding DegQ family serine endoprotease — protein MQGLLKRAAIPMLALVVTLPAPVYAETAKAVPEYKMEMQLSFSPLVKQTAGSVVNVYAERVVHQQSPFAGDPFFQQFFGQRMPNRTEKQTSLGSGVIVEANGTIITNNHVVDGADDIKIALSDGREFPCKVVLKDDRVDLAVLKIDTKEQLPMLPIGNSDTLEVGDLVLAIGNPFGVGQTVTSGIVSALARNQVKNEVGFFIQTDAAINPGNSGGALMNMKGELIGLNTAIFSQSGGSNGIGFAIPANLVRVFLAAADRGDKSFERPYIGATFEPVTSEVADALGLKRVRGALITKVTDNGPAAKAGLKAGEVVTALNGVSVEHPDALGYRLTTAGLGATVSLTVLDNGNEREAKMTLASAPETQPREEKLIAGSNPFSGATVANLSPRVADELHMPTDTAAGVVVEKLKDDSAAARLGFQPKDIIVSVNGTAITNTKSLAEIAASEPDIWRVEIERDGQRIRQFFR, from the coding sequence ATGCAAGGTTTGCTCAAACGCGCTGCGATCCCTATGCTCGCACTCGTCGTCACGCTTCCCGCCCCGGTCTACGCCGAGACGGCCAAGGCCGTGCCGGAATACAAGATGGAAATGCAGCTTTCCTTCTCTCCGTTGGTCAAGCAGACGGCAGGCTCGGTCGTCAACGTCTATGCGGAACGTGTGGTGCACCAGCAGTCGCCGTTTGCCGGGGATCCCTTCTTCCAGCAGTTCTTCGGCCAGCGCATGCCGAACCGTACCGAAAAGCAGACATCGCTGGGCTCCGGCGTCATCGTCGAGGCGAACGGCACGATCATCACCAACAATCACGTGGTCGATGGCGCCGACGACATCAAGATCGCCCTTTCCGATGGCCGCGAATTCCCGTGCAAGGTGGTCCTGAAGGACGACCGGGTCGATCTCGCCGTGCTGAAGATCGACACGAAAGAGCAGTTGCCAATGCTGCCGATTGGCAATTCCGATACGCTCGAGGTCGGCGACCTCGTGCTTGCCATCGGCAACCCTTTCGGTGTGGGCCAGACAGTGACCAGCGGTATCGTTTCGGCGCTCGCCCGTAATCAGGTGAAGAACGAGGTCGGGTTTTTCATCCAGACTGACGCCGCCATCAACCCCGGCAATTCCGGTGGGGCGCTGATGAACATGAAAGGCGAACTGATCGGCCTCAACACCGCAATCTTCTCGCAGAGCGGTGGATCGAACGGCATCGGCTTCGCCATTCCCGCCAACCTCGTGCGCGTCTTCCTGGCGGCCGCCGATCGCGGTGACAAGAGTTTCGAGCGCCCTTACATCGGCGCCACCTTCGAGCCGGTGACCTCCGAAGTCGCCGATGCGCTCGGCCTGAAGCGGGTTCGCGGAGCCCTGATCACCAAGGTCACCGACAACGGTCCCGCCGCCAAGGCCGGTCTCAAGGCTGGCGAAGTCGTCACTGCCCTCAATGGCGTATCCGTCGAGCATCCCGATGCTCTCGGCTACCGTCTGACAACCGCCGGGCTCGGCGCGACGGTATCGCTGACCGTGCTCGACAATGGCAACGAGCGGGAAGCGAAAATGACGCTGGCAAGCGCTCCCGAAACTCAGCCGCGCGAGGAGAAGCTGATTGCCGGCAGCAATCCCTTCTCCGGCGCTACGGTGGCCAACCTGTCGCCGCGCGTGGCGGATGAGTTGCACATGCCGACCGATACGGCCGCAGGCGTCGTTGTAGAAAAGCTGAAGGACGATTCCGCTGCTGCGCGTCTTGGCTTCCAGCCGAAGGACATTATCGTATCCGTCAACGGAACGGCGATCACCAACACCAAGAGCCTCGCAGAAATTGCTGCCAGCGAACCCGATATCTGGCGCGTGGAAATCGAGCGGGACGGTCAGCGCATCCGGCAATTCTTCCGATGA
- the ilvD gene encoding dihydroxy-acid dehydratase: protein MPAYRSRTTTHGRNMAGARGLWRATGMKDSDFGKPIIAVVNSFTQFVPGHVHLKDLGQLVAREIEAAGGVAKEFNTIAVDDGIAMGHDGMLYSLPSRELIADSVEYMVNAHCADAMVCISNCDKITPGMLMASLRLNIPTVFVSGGPMEAGKVTMHGKTVSLDLVDAMVAAADDKISDEDVAVIERSACPTCGSCSGMFTANSMNCLTEALGLSLPGNGSTLATHSDRKELFLEAGRRIVDLAKRYYEKDDVTALPRTIASKGAFENAMALDIAMGGSTNTVLHILAAAHEGEVDFTMDDIDRLSRKVPCLSKVAPAKSDVHMEDVHRAGGIMAILGELERAGLLNSDLPTIHAPTLGHAIAQWDIAVTANPAALKLFSAAPGGVPTQVAFSQSSRWDDLDIDREKGVIRSAEHPFSKDGGLAVLKGNIAVDGCIVKTAGVDESILKFSGPARVFESQDSSVKAILANEVKAGDVVVIRYEGPKGGPGMQEMLYPTSYLKSKGLGKACALITDGRFSGGTSGLSIGHASPEAANGGTIGLVREGDMIDIDIPNRSISLRVSDEELAARRAHQDAQGWFPVEKRKRNVTTALKAYAAFATSADKGAVRDLSGR, encoded by the coding sequence ATGCCAGCCTACCGTTCGAGAACCACCACCCACGGCCGCAACATGGCCGGTGCCCGCGGCCTGTGGCGCGCAACAGGCATGAAGGACAGCGATTTCGGCAAGCCTATCATTGCCGTCGTCAACTCCTTCACGCAGTTCGTCCCCGGCCACGTGCACTTGAAGGATCTTGGCCAGCTGGTGGCGCGCGAAATCGAAGCGGCCGGCGGCGTAGCCAAGGAATTCAACACCATTGCCGTCGATGACGGGATCGCCATGGGCCATGACGGCATGCTCTATTCGCTGCCATCGCGTGAGCTGATCGCCGACAGCGTCGAATACATGGTCAACGCCCATTGCGCCGATGCCATGGTCTGCATTTCGAATTGCGACAAGATCACTCCCGGCATGCTGATGGCTTCGCTCCGCCTCAACATCCCGACCGTCTTTGTCTCCGGCGGCCCGATGGAAGCCGGCAAGGTCACCATGCACGGCAAGACCGTATCGCTCGACCTGGTCGATGCGATGGTGGCGGCAGCCGACGACAAGATCAGCGACGAGGACGTCGCGGTCATCGAGCGCTCGGCCTGTCCGACCTGCGGCTCGTGCTCGGGCATGTTCACCGCCAACTCGATGAACTGCCTGACGGAAGCGCTCGGTCTCTCGCTGCCGGGCAACGGCTCGACGCTGGCCACCCATTCAGACCGCAAGGAGCTGTTCCTGGAAGCCGGCCGCCGTATTGTCGATCTCGCCAAGCGCTACTACGAGAAGGACGATGTAACGGCACTGCCGCGCACCATCGCCTCCAAAGGCGCCTTCGAGAATGCCATGGCGCTCGACATCGCCATGGGCGGATCTACCAACACGGTGCTTCACATCCTGGCCGCAGCCCACGAGGGCGAGGTAGACTTCACGATGGACGACATCGACCGTCTGTCGCGCAAGGTGCCCTGCCTGTCGAAGGTGGCGCCGGCCAAGTCCGACGTCCACATGGAAGATGTCCATCGCGCCGGCGGTATAATGGCAATCCTCGGCGAGCTGGAACGCGCCGGCCTGCTGAATTCAGACCTGCCGACCATCCACGCCCCGACGCTTGGCCATGCAATCGCACAATGGGATATCGCGGTCACCGCCAACCCGGCAGCACTGAAGCTGTTTAGTGCGGCTCCAGGCGGGGTGCCGACGCAGGTTGCCTTCAGCCAGAGCTCGCGCTGGGACGACCTCGACATCGACCGCGAGAAGGGCGTCATTCGCAGCGCAGAGCACCCGTTCTCGAAGGATGGAGGCCTGGCTGTTCTCAAGGGCAACATCGCCGTGGACGGCTGCATCGTCAAAACGGCAGGCGTCGATGAAAGTATCCTGAAATTCTCCGGCCCGGCTCGCGTCTTCGAAAGCCAGGATTCATCGGTAAAGGCGATCCTTGCCAACGAGGTCAAGGCCGGCGATGTCGTCGTCATCCGCTACGAAGGTCCGAAAGGCGGTCCTGGCATGCAGGAGATGCTCTATCCAACCAGCTACCTGAAGTCGAAGGGTCTGGGCAAAGCCTGCGCCCTGATTACCGACGGACGGTTTTCAGGTGGCACGTCCGGCCTGTCGATCGGTCATGCGTCGCCGGAAGCGGCAAATGGCGGTACGATCGGCCTGGTGCGCGAAGGCGACATGATCGACATCGATATCCCGAACCGATCCATCAGCCTGCGCGTCAGCGACGAGGAACTCGCAGCCCGCCGCGCTCATCAGGATGCACAGGGCTGGTTCCCGGTCGAGAAGCGCAAGCGCAACGTGACGACGGCGCTCAAGGCCTATGCCGCCTTTGCCACAAGCGCCGACAAGGGCGCGGTGCGCGATCTCAGCGGCCGTTAG
- a CDS encoding DUF1883 domain-containing protein — translation MPKPAFRYTHYDLGDQRAETTIEITLSAVANVRLMTGGNFQRFKETLKHQFVGGIAKKSPIRLTVPENGHWHLVVDMEGHKGLAESSVKLIEKALAPRIQRAVAG, via the coding sequence ATGCCAAAGCCAGCCTTCCGCTACACCCATTACGATCTTGGCGACCAGCGCGCAGAGACGACGATTGAAATCACCCTCTCTGCAGTCGCCAATGTCAGGCTGATGACGGGCGGAAATTTCCAGCGTTTCAAGGAGACGCTCAAGCATCAGTTCGTCGGTGGCATCGCCAAGAAGTCACCGATCCGCCTCACCGTTCCCGAGAACGGCCACTGGCATCTAGTGGTCGATATGGAAGGCCACAAGGGCCTTGCCGAATCGAGCGTCAAGCTCATCGAGAAGGCGTTGGCGCCGCGCATTCAGAGGGCTGTGGCGGGGTAG
- a CDS encoding lysozyme inhibitor LprI family protein translates to MDHSPLTFTTRSRSANLVCAALLGLLPILSPLGSAKAASFDCDGKTLQPDEKMICDTRSLNDADVKMATTFELISGLLAMGSRGTLQDEQSAWLKKRQACGADAACLKTSYEDRLKQLDVAYKNLARPN, encoded by the coding sequence ATGGATCATTCGCCTCTGACATTCACCACTCGCAGCCGGTCTGCGAACCTAGTTTGCGCAGCCCTTCTCGGATTGCTGCCGATCCTGTCGCCGCTAGGCTCGGCAAAGGCCGCCAGCTTCGATTGCGACGGCAAGACGCTGCAGCCGGACGAGAAAATGATCTGCGACACGCGCAGCCTGAACGATGCCGACGTCAAGATGGCCACGACCTTCGAGCTGATCTCCGGCCTCCTCGCCATGGGATCGCGCGGCACGCTGCAGGACGAACAGAGCGCCTGGCTGAAGAAGCGTCAAGCCTGCGGCGCGGATGCGGCTTGCCTGAAGACCTCATACGAGGACCGCCTGAAGCAGTTGGATGTCGCCTACAAAAACCTCGCCCGCCCGAACTGA
- the msrQ gene encoding protein-methionine-sulfoxide reductase heme-binding subunit MsrQ, producing the protein MALSLALPKRFQPPSVWLLYVVGLLPAAYAFYLGATGNLGADPTKTFELFLGLWAIRFLILTLAITPLRDLVGWNWLRYRRALGLLCFYYVMMHFLVYTILDQALMLDAILGDILKRPFIMFGMAGLVMLTALAVTSNRYSIRQMGKNWIWLHRLVYIIAVCGALHFALSTKVLSLEQYIYIGLLIAMILYRSYRPIMIQRRRGMRQRAVAV; encoded by the coding sequence ATGGCCCTGTCGCTCGCGCTGCCGAAACGCTTCCAGCCACCCTCGGTCTGGCTGCTTTACGTCGTCGGACTTCTTCCCGCCGCCTACGCATTCTACCTCGGCGCCACCGGCAATCTTGGCGCCGATCCGACCAAGACCTTTGAGCTTTTCCTCGGCCTCTGGGCCATCCGCTTCCTGATCCTGACGCTCGCGATCACCCCGCTCCGCGACCTCGTCGGCTGGAACTGGCTGCGTTACCGCCGCGCCCTCGGGCTGCTCTGTTTTTATTACGTGATGATGCATTTTCTGGTCTACACCATCCTCGACCAGGCGCTGATGCTCGACGCCATCCTCGGCGATATCCTGAAGCGGCCCTTCATCATGTTTGGCATGGCAGGGCTGGTGATGCTGACCGCGCTGGCCGTGACCTCGAACAGGTACTCGATACGGCAGATGGGCAAGAACTGGATCTGGCTGCACCGGCTCGTGTACATCATCGCCGTCTGTGGCGCTCTGCACTTCGCACTATCGACCAAGGTGCTGTCGCTCGAGCAGTACATCTATATCGGCCTCCTGATCGCGATGATCCTCTACAGGTCCTACCGGCCAATCATGATTCAACGAAGACGCGGAATGCGGCAGAGGGCTGTGGCTGTTTGA
- the msrP gene encoding protein-methionine-sulfoxide reductase catalytic subunit MsrP translates to MANYYPPKIAASEITPRQTYLGRRAFLATAAGAGLSIAGGTTAMAEALAASKTDYTVDEKLTPKKDVTTYNNFYEFGTDKADPAANSGKFKPRPWTITVDGMVGKPQTVDIDALIKAFPPEERVYRMRCVEAWSMVIPWDGFQLSKLLDMVEPLGSAKYVAFETIVRPSEMPGQSGSFQSLNWPYVEGLRLDEARNPLALLAVGLYGETLPNQNGAPIRLVVPWKYGFKGIKSIVRITLTDKQPMNTWQVSNPGEYGFYANVNPAVDHPRWSQATERRIGEGGFFSSSRHPTLPFNGYADQVASLYTGMDLKANY, encoded by the coding sequence ATGGCCAACTACTACCCACCCAAGATTGCCGCCTCCGAGATCACGCCTCGCCAGACCTATCTTGGCCGCCGCGCCTTCCTGGCGACAGCAGCCGGTGCCGGCCTTTCGATCGCCGGTGGGACGACAGCCATGGCGGAAGCGCTGGCAGCATCGAAGACCGACTACACGGTCGATGAAAAACTGACGCCGAAGAAGGATGTCACGACCTACAATAACTTCTACGAATTCGGCACGGACAAGGCCGATCCCGCCGCCAACTCCGGAAAATTCAAGCCACGCCCGTGGACGATCACCGTCGATGGCATGGTTGGCAAGCCGCAGACTGTCGATATTGACGCCCTGATCAAAGCCTTTCCGCCGGAAGAGCGGGTGTACCGGATGCGCTGCGTCGAGGCGTGGTCGATGGTCATCCCCTGGGACGGCTTCCAGCTCTCCAAGCTGCTCGACATGGTGGAGCCGCTGGGCAGCGCCAAATATGTCGCTTTCGAGACGATCGTCCGCCCGTCCGAGATGCCCGGGCAATCCGGCAGCTTCCAGTCGCTGAACTGGCCCTATGTCGAAGGTCTCCGGCTGGACGAAGCGCGCAACCCGTTGGCGCTGCTGGCCGTCGGTCTCTATGGCGAAACGCTGCCCAACCAGAACGGTGCGCCGATACGCCTGGTGGTTCCGTGGAAATACGGCTTCAAGGGCATCAAGTCGATCGTCCGCATCACGCTCACCGATAAGCAGCCGATGAACACCTGGCAGGTGTCCAACCCCGGCGAATACGGTTTTTATGCCAACGTCAACCCGGCGGTCGATCACCCCCGCTGGAGCCAGGCGACCGAGCGCAGGATCGGCGAAGGCGGCTTCTTCAGCTCCAGCCGCCACCCCACCCTGCCCTTCAACGGCTATGCGGACCAGGTGGCAAGCCTCTACACCGGCATGGATCTGAAGGCGAACTACTGA
- the rplQ gene encoding 50S ribosomal protein L17, which produces MRHGMVGRKLNRTASHRKAMFANMAASLILHEQITTTLPKAKEIRPIVEKLVTLGKRGDLHARRQAISQIRDVAVVSKLFDAIATRYATRNGGYLRIMKAGFRMGDNAAMAVVEFVDRDIAAKGAGDKARVAAEEAAEAAAA; this is translated from the coding sequence ATGCGCCATGGTATGGTAGGCCGCAAGCTGAATAGAACTGCAAGTCACCGCAAGGCAATGTTTGCCAACATGGCGGCTTCGCTCATCCTGCATGAGCAGATCACCACGACCTTGCCGAAGGCAAAGGAAATCCGACCGATCGTTGAAAAGCTGGTCACGCTCGGCAAGCGCGGCGACCTGCACGCTCGTCGTCAGGCCATCTCGCAGATCCGTGACGTCGCTGTCGTATCGAAGCTGTTCGATGCCATCGCAACCCGTTACGCTACGCGCAATGGCGGCTACCTTCGCATCATGAAGGCTGGCTTCCGCATGGGTGACAATGCAGCCATGGCCGTCGTCGAGTTCGTCGACCGCGACATCGCTGCCAAGGGCGCCGGCGACAAGGCTCGCGTTGCAGCCGAAGAAGCTGCCGAAGCTGCTGCCGCTTAA
- the rpsK gene encoding 30S ribosomal protein S11, with the protein MGKEAVRIRRRERKNISSGVAHVNSTFNNTMITITDAQGNAIAWSSAGAKGFKGSRKSTPFAAQIAAEDAAKKAQEHGMKSLEVEVCGPGSGRESALRALQAAGFMITSIRDVTPIPHNGCRPRKKRRV; encoded by the coding sequence ATGGGCAAGGAAGCCGTCCGCATTCGCCGTCGCGAACGCAAGAACATCTCGTCGGGCGTTGCGCACGTCAACTCGACGTTCAACAACACGATGATCACGATCACTGACGCGCAGGGCAATGCGATTGCCTGGTCGTCTGCTGGCGCCAAGGGCTTCAAGGGCTCGCGCAAGTCGACACCGTTTGCAGCGCAGATCGCCGCTGAAGATGCTGCCAAGAAGGCGCAGGAACATGGCATGAAGTCGCTTGAAGTCGAAGTTTGCGGTCCGGGTTCGGGTCGCGAGTCGGCTCTGCGCGCGCTCCAGGCTGCCGGTTTCATGATCACGTCGATCCGCGATGTGACCCCGATCCCGCACAACGGTTGCCGCCCACGCAAGAAGCGTCGCGTATAA
- a CDS encoding DNA-directed RNA polymerase subunit alpha — protein sequence MIQKNWQELIKPNKVEFSSGGRTKVNLVAEPLERGFGLTLGNALRRVLLSSLRGAAVTAVQIDGVLHEFSSIPGVREDVTDIVLNIKEIAIKMDGDDAKRMVVRKQGPGVVTAGDIQTVGDIEILNPDHVICTLDEGAEIRMEFTVNNGKGYVPAERNRAEDAPIGLIPVDSLYSPVKKVSYKVENTREGQVLDYDKLLMAIETDGSISGEDAVAFAARILQDQLGVFVNFDEPQKDVEEETVTELAFNPALLKKVDELELSVRSANCLKNDNIVYIGDLIQKTEAEMLRTPNFGRKSLNEIKEVLASMGLHLGMEVPAWPPENIEDLAKRYEDQY from the coding sequence ATGATTCAGAAGAATTGGCAGGAACTGATCAAGCCGAACAAGGTCGAGTTTTCCTCGGGCGGCCGCACAAAGGTCAACCTTGTCGCTGAACCGCTTGAGCGTGGCTTTGGCCTGACGCTCGGCAACGCGCTCCGTCGCGTGCTTCTGTCCTCGCTGCGCGGCGCCGCCGTTACGGCAGTACAGATCGACGGCGTACTGCATGAGTTCTCCTCGATCCCGGGCGTTCGCGAAGACGTTACGGATATCGTTCTGAACATCAAGGAAATCGCCATCAAGATGGACGGCGACGATGCCAAGCGCATGGTCGTCCGAAAGCAGGGTCCAGGCGTGGTCACCGCCGGCGACATCCAGACGGTCGGCGACATCGAGATCCTTAACCCGGATCACGTCATCTGCACGCTCGACGAAGGCGCTGAAATCCGCATGGAATTCACCGTCAACAACGGCAAGGGCTATGTTCCGGCCGAGCGCAATCGTGCGGAAGACGCACCAATTGGTCTTATCCCGGTAGACAGCCTCTACTCGCCGGTCAAGAAAGTGTCCTACAAGGTGGAAAACACCCGCGAAGGTCAGGTTCTCGACTACGACAAGTTGCTGATGGCCATCGAAACCGACGGCTCGATCTCCGGTGAAGATGCAGTCGCTTTCGCGGCCCGCATCCTGCAGGACCAGCTCGGCGTTTTCGTCAACTTCGACGAACCGCAGAAGGATGTCGAAGAAGAGACAGTTACCGAACTGGCGTTCAACCCGGCTCTCCTCAAGAAGGTGGACGAACTGGAACTGTCTGTCCGCTCGGCAAACTGCCTGAAGAACGACAACATCGTCTATATCGGCGACCTCATTCAGAAGACCGAAGCCGAAATGCTTCGCACTCCGAATTTCGGCCGCAAGTCGCTGAACGAAATCAAGGAAGTTCTCGCTTCCATGGGCCTGCATCTCGGCATGGAAGTGCCCGCGTGGCCCCCAGAGAACATCGAAGATCTCGCCAAGCGCTACGAAGATCAGTACTGA
- the dapA gene encoding 4-hydroxy-tetrahydrodipicolinate synthase: MRTNYLDSAARKPSIGGAITSLITPFRDDAIDSNALMDHVSWQIASGIDGLAVCSLAGEGPVLSDHERQTVIAICVETAAAKVPVIAATGSNCTAKTIAATRQARNAGASAVLITVPYYSKPTQRGILAHFESIADATDLPLIIDNRPAHAGIDLAPVTIERLGEIGSVIGICDGGGDIGRLGAWTELLPRRVGLYTSNDAVALGFAMTGGAGCFSEAANVAPQMSAALQHQAAAGNLAAALSLQQRLLPLWQALAAESIPAALKQALQLDGRPVSTAVRLPLVSVEPETETAIRDALTLLHGLEHKPCTVVPTSKAGP, encoded by the coding sequence ATGAGAACGAATTACCTCGACAGCGCCGCCCGCAAGCCGAGCATCGGCGGCGCGATCACATCGCTCATCACCCCCTTTCGCGATGATGCCATCGACAGCAACGCGCTGATGGACCATGTGTCCTGGCAGATCGCCAGCGGCATCGACGGTCTTGCTGTCTGTAGCCTCGCCGGAGAAGGTCCCGTGCTATCGGATCATGAACGGCAGACCGTCATTGCTATCTGCGTGGAGACGGCAGCGGCCAAGGTACCGGTCATTGCAGCGACGGGCAGCAATTGTACCGCCAAGACGATCGCAGCGACCCGGCAGGCCCGCAACGCCGGTGCGTCTGCCGTGCTGATAACCGTCCCCTATTATTCCAAACCCACGCAGCGTGGCATCCTTGCCCATTTCGAAAGCATTGCCGACGCCACCGATCTGCCTTTGATCATCGACAACAGGCCAGCCCATGCAGGGATCGACCTCGCGCCGGTTACGATCGAAAGGCTCGGCGAAATCGGCAGCGTCATAGGCATCTGCGACGGTGGCGGAGACATTGGTCGCCTCGGCGCGTGGACGGAGTTGCTGCCACGACGTGTCGGTCTCTATACCAGCAATGACGCCGTAGCCCTCGGGTTTGCAATGACAGGCGGTGCCGGTTGCTTTTCTGAGGCCGCCAACGTCGCGCCGCAGATGAGCGCTGCTCTCCAGCACCAAGCCGCCGCCGGTAACCTCGCGGCCGCTCTCAGCCTGCAGCAGCGCTTGCTTCCGCTGTGGCAGGCTCTTGCTGCCGAAAGTATCCCCGCCGCGCTCAAACAAGCGCTGCAGCTGGACGGCAGGCCTGTCAGCACGGCGGTACGCTTGCCGCTGGTCTCAGTGGAACCCGAGACGGAGACTGCTATCCGCGACGCGCTGACCCTGCTCCATGGCCTCGAGCACAAGCCCTGCACTGTTGTCCCGACCTCCAAGGCAGGTCCATGA